In Chitinophagaceae bacterium, the genomic window CTGCCGCATTAAACAAAGCCAGCTTTTCGCCCTGCTGTACATCGGCGTAAGTTTCACTAATTTTATCTATTTCATCATCTCTCCTAAATACTATTTTAAAACCCCGGTCTTTTCTTTGCTCTTCAAACTCTTCTTTTGTAATATTTACCACTACGTTTTCAAAGTTATCAATAAATATTATCTGGCCTTCTATCCAATTAGGCCCCAAAGTTGGCTTTAGCGGATTTTTTACGCTTATCGAAACCCCGGCATTCCCTATATCTTCCATTTGCTTCCCATTTGCAAGATCATTAAATGCCGTAGCCAAAACCTCGGCACAATAAATAATATTCTTTTGCCTGTTTTTTTGAAGCGGTAAAGCTACTACTTTCTGGGGCAACTCTTCGAGTACCATAGTAAGCAGGCCATTATCGGCACAGCCTATATATTGGTCATTATGTTGTGCCAGCAATAAATGGTGGGGTTTTTCATCAAATACATTTACCAGTATAAGGTGAAAGCTACCCGGTGGAAAGTTTTTGATAGCATTTTTGCAAACATAAGCAGTGCGAAAAAAGTTAAAGGGCGAAAGGTTGTGCGTAATATCAATAATAGTAAATGAAGGATTTGCGTGTAAGAGTTGCCCTTTTACTGCGGCGGTAACAAAATCCCCCGTTCCTACGTCGCTGGTAAAAGTTACTATTGCCATGAAATGGTAAAAAAATTATTTTACGAGTTTGCCATCCTTAAAAAAGAAATTTCTGGTGAGCTTATCTGCCCAGGATGGAAACAGCTTGTTGATCAATACGGTTTGTTTGCCCCTGAATGTTAACACCAGAGTGCGTTTTCTTTCTTCAATGGCTTTTAAAATATGAGAGGCACACTCTTCGGCGCTCATGAGCGAAGCTTCATCCAATGGGCTTTCGCCTTGCTGTTCACCTTTATTGTTTAAAGCGGCTTTTCTAATATTACTGCGAATAAAACCCGGGCATACCCACATTACATTTACATTATCGTCCATTAGCTCGGTACGTATGGCTTCCATCCACCCGTTTAATGCAAATTTGCTTGCACTGTAACCGCTTCGGCCAGGCAAACCCCTGTAGCCGGCAATAGATGAAACGGCAACTATGGTTCCCTGTCTTTCCAAAATTGAAGGCAAGGCAAGTTTGGTGCAATAAACCGAACCAAAATAATTGATATCCATTACTTTTTTAAACACTTCCAGCTCTGCATCTTTTAATAAAGAACGCATGGAAACGCCGGCATTATTAATCAAAATATCTATACCGCCAAATTGCTTAATGGTACTATTAATAAATAAGGCACAACTATTATAATCACTTACATCTGCAACTACGCAATGCAAAGGCATGGTGGAATGGCTCAGTTGCAAATCGTAAAGTTTATCCTGGTTACGGGCACAGGTGGCAACTTTTGCTCCTAAAACCAGCAACTTTTCTACAAGGGCTTTTCCAATACCATCGCTACCACCAGTAACGGCTACAACCTTATTTTCAAAAAAATTGCTCATATTAATACGTTAAAGCAAAATTACTGAGATAATTTGCTGCTGAAAAACAATTAAGTATAAAATCTTCTATTTATTAAAAATATACAGTCAAAACTTTTTTGCAGCAAACCAATATTCCCTTATTTTTGCACTCCTTTTGAAAAAAGGGGTAAGATTCCGTAGCTCAGTTGGTAGAGCATAACACTTTTAATGTTAGGGCCCTGGGTTCGAGTCCCAGCGGGATCACAAAAAGGAGTTCACTAAAATGAGCTCCTTTTTTGTTTTAAAGCAATAGGAAAATTCTATTGTTGAAAAAAAATAAATATTCTGTTAGCTGTAACTCATTTGTTTCCTGTTTTTCAATTTGGGTTTCCGGCCCTGGGTTCTCCCTATTGTTATCGGGACAGTGGGATCACAAAAAGGAGTTCACTAAAATGAGCTCCTTTTTTGTTTTAAAGCAATAGGAAAATTCTATTGTTGAAAAAAAATAAATATTCTGTTAGCTATAACTCATTTGTTTCCTGTTTTTCAATTTGGGTTTCCGGCCCTGGGTTCTCCCGATTGTTATCGGGACAGTGGGATCACAAAAAGGAGTTCACTAAAATGAGCTCCTTTTTTGTTTTAAAGCAATAGGAAAATTCTATTGTTGAAAAAAAATAAATATTCTGTTAGCTATAACTCATTTGTTTCCTGTTTTTCAATTTGGGTTTCCGGCCCTGGGTTCTCCCGATTGTTATCGGGACAGTGGGATCACAAAAAGGAGTTCACTAAAATTAGCTCCTTTTTTGTTTTATGGGAAGTAGGTACATTCTTATTTTAAAATAATGAAAAATAACTATGCCTTGTTTCGTGTGTTACAAGAAACAAAGCACAAAATAAGTAACGCAAAATATGATTACTAAAATCTGTACCCAAGGTTTAACCCAAAACCCCTGAACCCAGCCCAAGCTCCCTTGCTGCTGATGGTTCCACCTTTGTCATTAATCTCATACTTTATTTTAAATAATGGCAAATCCAAATCATCTAAAGTACTTTTTAAATCGGCCTGGTCTGATGGCGAAAGCGCTGCTGTAAATTTTAAATTTCCGTTGGAGCTGCCAAAATGCCCTCCCAATATCCACCAGTCGAGCACAAAGTTTTTGGAAAGCTTAAATTGGCTGCCAAATAAAATACCTCCGCTAATGGAACTGATATTGCCTTTAAAAAAGGCTGTTTTGGTATCGGTGCCCGATGTGTAATTTATTGGGGTCTGCGTTTTAAAATTGGCGTACCGTACATAAGGAGCAACATAAAAACCCCTCAATGCCTTTTTGCCAAAATAATAGCGAAACTCCGGGCTAATGGCGATGTTGCCCAATTTCATATCGCCCACTTTTACATCCGGTTCGTCCACCTGGTCTTCAATTACCGATTTAAAAGGGATTGTACCATAAGGCTGAAACCTTACTCCCATTGCAACAGATATTTTTTTCCCAACGGCCCTTTCATATTGCAAGGCTATATTTTTTACGGCAATGGAGCCTAGGTTTATTTTTACAATATTATTTAGCTCTTTGCTTTTATTTTCTTTTTCCTGTGCAAAAATTTGGGTGCTTACCAAAAGTCCAAATAGGGCAAAAAAGAATAATTTATTATTTGACATGGCACAATGACTTTTCGGTTTAGAATTATTTTCAAAACTAAGGATGTACTTAATTAATGTAAATGTGAGAAAAGTAGTATTTAAATAAAATGATTGGTGTAAGGCAATATCGCCTTCTTCATTGCTTTTTAAAATTAAAATTAAACTGCCGGGGAAAACCCTGGCAATTCATAGTAATTAAATCAATAAAAATACTTTTTATCCAAAAACTTCGTCGTTTAAATACATTTTGGTCATTTCATAAAAATGATTTTGTAAAATGTGAACCGGCATATTGTAGGGAACATGCCTTTTTTCATCTTTGTACCATAATTCAAAAGCCGAAAAATCCCCATCTTTGGGTATCATCATCCTAAATGCGCCTTTAGAGTACTTTATAGAGCCGTCTTCCATTTTTTCTTTATTAAACTTAAACCCATTGAGCTCTACTTCTGTTATAGCAACCGGGGCAAGCTGATTGGTTTCATACCAAAAATTCTGCACGCCATTGTCCACACATACTTGCTTTTCATCGGTATTTAGTTCTGTAATTTCCCCACGGCGGCTGTCGCCATCATTTTCGGCAAAAACATAATTGCCTTCTCTAAGTTCATTAAATTTAAGCATAACATCGGTTTAAAATTTATAAAATTGAGTATGAATATAAATCATTTTTTTAACGGTTAAAAAATTATTCGGCCCAACTCATAATATATTTATCGTTTTCAATTGCCAGTGCCTGTTCGGTAAGCATTAAAGGCCTAAAGGTATCTACCATTACGGCCAGCTCCCGGGTTTCTTTTGCGCCGATGCTTTTTTCAACAGCGCCGGGATGCGGCCCATGCGGAATGCCCGCCGGGTGCAGCGTTATCATTCCCCTGGTTACATTTTTACGGCTCATAAAATTTCCATCTACATAATAAAGTACCTCATCACTGTCAATATTGCTATGGTTATAAGGCGCTGGAATGGCCTGTGGATGGTAATCGTAAAGGCGTGGCACAAAGGAACAAACCACAAAAGCATCTGTTTCAAAAGTTTGGTGAGTGGGTGGTGGCAGGTGTACACGCCCTGTAATGGGTTCAAAATCGTGTATGGAAAATATAAACGGATAGCAACATCCATCCCACCCTATTACATCAAATGGATGCGTTCCATAATGCAGGCCATAAAGTATCCCCTGCTTTTTTGCACGAATAAGAAAATCGCCTTTTTCGTCAAAGGTTTGTAAATCCTGTGGTGCACGGATGTCTCGTTCACAATAGGGCGAGTGTTCCATCAATTGCCCGTAATGGCTCATATACCTTTTGGGATAGCGTATCGGCTTAAATGATTCCACAATAAAAAGCCGGTTGGCTTCCTCTTTAAATTCAATTTGATAAATGGTACCTCTTGGCAATACGATATAATCGCCATAGCTAAATGGTAGTTGCCCATATTGCGTTTTTACCACGCCACTGCCTTCATGCACAAAAATCATTTCATCAGCATCGGCATTTTTATAAAAATATTTTCCGGTTCCCTGCTTTGGCGCAGCCAGCACAATATGGCAATCGTTATTTACCAGTACGGGTATACGGCTCTCCAGGTAATCATTTGCAGGCTTTATTTGAAACCCTTCCAGGCAGCGGTGTTTCAGCATTTTTTCTTCGGCAATTTTTGGGGAGATGTCTACCTGCGGCTCTGTTTTAATAATTTGCGTAGGCGGATGGCAATGGTATAAAAGGGCATAGTCATTACTAAATCCCTCTGTAGAAAATAATTGTTCGCTGTACAAACCGCCATCGGGTTTGCGAAATTGCGTATGGCGCTTGTGGGGTATTTTACCTAACTGGTGATAATGTGGCATTGGTTTAATTTTTTATAAAAAGAAAAATTTGTTTTTGGAAAAAAGTCAAAAAAAAATCAAAAACCTTTGCAAAGCGACAGAACCAGAAAGTAGTACTTCCAGCTTCTTTTATCAATAATATAAATAAAATTTCTATGAAATGGCATAATGCAAAAAACGTATTTTTAACTTTACCCCAAATTTAATCATTTTTGAAAACAATCGGTTTACTATCAGACACACACGGCTTTTTGGATAAAACCATATTTGAACATTTTGCAACATGTGATGAAATATGGCATGCAGGCGATTTTGGCGAAGCGGTTGCTGCTGTATTGCAGCAATTTAAACCTTTAAAAGGCGTATATGGAAATATTGATGGCGCCAGCATAAGAAAAGATTTTCCGGAGCAACTTGTTTTTACCTGCGAAAAAGTAAAAGTGCTCATGCGGCATATTGGCGGCTATCCGCCAAAATATAATATGGAAACCAAAAAAGAGTTGCAGTTACACCGTCCGCAATTATTCATCTGCGGCCATTCGCATATTTTAAAAATTATGTACGATGAGGCTTTGCAATGCCTGCACATCAATCCCGGCGCTGCTGGCAACCAGGGCTGGCATAAAGTGAGTACCCTTACCCGGTTTACTATTGATGAGGAAAATATTAAAAATTGCGAAGTAATTGAACTTGGATTAAGAGGCCGACAAGTTGAAGGCAGGCTTTAGCAGCAGGAAAAATCTTTTAAATAAAATCAAATTGATAAGTTTGCATAATGTAAAACCTAAAAGAATAAATGTTTTATATTTGTTAAATTAAACAGTCCCGAATGGGCTGTTGGGCAATATGAAAAAAATAGAACTGGAAATAGTTGCACTAAGCCACAGTATTACCCAAACGCACTCATATGCAGTAGTACTGGGAGAACTTAACGGCCTTAGAAAACTGCCGATTGTAATTGGTGGGTTTGAGGCACAGGCAATTGCTGTTGCATTAGAGCGTATGAACCCCGGCAGGCCGCTTACGCATGATTTAATGAAAAATTTTATGATGGCATTTGATGTAGAACTCCACGAAATTGTGATTAATGATTTGCAGGAAGGGATTTTCTTTTCAAAACTAGTTTGCAGCTCTCAAAATGATACCATAGAAATTGACAGCCGCACATCCGATGCACTTGCGCTTGCCGTGCGCTTTGGATGCCCTATTTATACTTATGAAGATATTTTAGAAAAAGCCGGCGGCTTACTGGAAGATGAAGGTAAAAAAGAGGGCATTGAAGCCGTAGGTGCAACAGTACAGGAAGATCCCACCGGCAAGGAAAACCTAAAAGACTTGAACCTTGAAGAGCTGAATAAATTATTAAAAGATGTATTAGAACACGAAGATTATATAAGGGCCATTGCCATAAGGGATGAAATTAAAAGCAGGGAGAAAAATTAATTTAGGTTTTTTACTTTCACGTTATTCTATAAATTTCAAAAGTTTTGATTGCCTTTCCCAACGCAAAAATTAACCTTGGTTTGCATGTTCTATCCAGGCGGGCAGATGGATACCATAACCTGGAAACCGTTTTTTATCCCGTAAACCTTAAAGATGCTGTTGAAATTGTTGAAAATTACAATACACCTGCGCCTGAAGTATTATGGAGCGCTTCTGGCATAAGGGTTCCCGGAGATTTGGAAAATAACCTTTGCCTTAAAGCCTTTCACTTAATTAAAAATGATTTTTCACCTATTCCACCCATTAAATTACACCTGCATAAAAACATTCCTTTGGGCGCCGGGCTGGGAGGCGGTTCTGCAAATGCTGCATTTACGCTTCAGTTGCTCAATGAAAAATTCAACCTGCAAATCCCAAAAAATAAATTACAGCAATATGCCTTAAAGCTTGGGAGCGATTGCCCATTTTTTTTAGTAAACAACCCATCGCTTGCCCATGGCCGCGGCGAAGAACTTTTACCTATTGAAATAAATTTAGATTCTTATAAAATATTAATGGTAAACCCAGGCATTATTGTAAATACGGCATGGGCTTTTAGCAAAATTGAATTGCAGCCACAACAAAGAGAAACTATTGCATCCATTATTAAAATGCCCGTTACCGAATGGAAAAACCGCCTGGAAAATGATTTTGAAAAACCAGTATTTGCTGCCCATCCGCAAATAAAAAATATTAAAGAGGCGCTTTTTGAACAAGGCGCCGTATATGCAGCTATGAGTGGCAGCGGCAGCAGTGTTTTTGGGATATTTCATGAACAAAAAGAAATAAAATTTCCGGAAACCTATTTTTATAAATGGGTTTAACCCTGTATCTTTGACAGCATCAAAATACTCCTTACAATATCAACTTTCCTTGCAGGCAATTTAGACCTGCTCAACCATCGAAGTTAAGGTAGGTTTTGCTTCCTTACATATGGAAGCTGCATTTTCTATTTCTACATTTTTATAAAATTAATTTTTATGCCCTCTATAATACAGGCTTCGGCAAATACACAATATTATTTAAACCTCGAAGAAAAATTTGGCGCACACAATTACCATCCTTTGCCCGTGGTGCTTGCAAAAGGTAAAGGCGTATTTGTATGGGATGTTGACAATAAGCGTTACTACGATTTTTTAAGCGGCTACTCTGCCGTAAACCAGGGTCATTGCCATCCCAAAATTATTGAAGCGCTAATTGAGCAGGCGCAAAAACTTACGCTTACTTCCCGTGCTTATTACAATAACCTGCTGGGAGCGTATGAAGCATTTATTACCGGGTATTTTGGTTACCAAAAAGTATTGCCCATGAACAGCGGCGTAGAAGCCGTGGAAACTGCGCTGAAACTCTGCCGCAAATGGGCTTACGAGGTAAAAGGTATTGAAGAAAACAAGGCAAAAATTGTGGTGTGCAATAATAATTTTCATGGCCGTACATTAGGCGTAATTTCTTTTAGTAACGACCCTACTGCCACAAATCATTACGGGCCTTTTTTACCCGGTTACGAAAGCATTGCCTACAAAGATTTAACTGCTTTGGAAAATGCATTTCAGGATAAAAATGTTTGTGCTTTTTTATTTGAGCCCATACAGGGAGAAGCAGGTGTAATAATCCCCAACGATGGGTATTATACCGGCATAAGGCAGCTTTGCAATAAGTATAATGTATTAATGGTTGCCGATGAAATACAAACCGGCTTAAGCCGTACCGGCCGCCTGCTTGCCTGCGACCATGAAAAAGTGAGGCCCGATATTTTAATACTGGGAAAAGCATTAAGCGGCGGCACTTTACCGGTGAGCGCCGTACTGGCAGATGACGAAATAATGCTTACCATAAAACCCGGCGAACACGGCAGCACGTATGGCGGTAACCCGCTGGCCTGTGCCGTAGCTATGGCGGCGCTTACCGTTTTAAAAGAAGAAAAAATGGCCGCAAACTCCGAAGCAATGGGAAAAGTTTTTAGAACGGAGTTAAAAAAAATCAACTCCCCGTTTTTAAGAGAAGTGAGAGGAAGGGGATTAATGAGCGCCATAGAAATAGAACATACCAACAACAATGCAGCCTGGGAGCTTTGCCTGGTTTTAAAAGAAAACGGCTTACTTGCCAAACCAACGCATGGCGATAAAATAAGGCTCACACCACCGTTACTTATAACTGAAGAACAGGTAAACGAATGTGTGAAAATAATTGAACGGAGTTTGGAGGAATTAAAATATTAATTGCGGAATTATAAAATTTGTTTTTATTATTAAAAAAATGATAACCAAATAACGCCAAGGATTAACAGCAATAACCTGGCTTACAGAAAATTAAAGTTTAACCCTTAAGAAAAATAACTTGCTCTTTTTCTCTTTACAACTTAGAAAGGTATTTTTTCAGATATTTGATTCGTAAGATAAAAAGGCCCACAAATAAAATAGCCACAGCAAATAAAATCAAAATTGAGTTGAAATAATCTATAAAACCTGCGAAAGAGCAATAAGTACAAAATCAATTGAAGTAATTCGATAATAAGTATAATATTTTTTTTTGTTACATGGCGTTTAGTTAAAAAATCCGCAAGGATAATTTGACCTAACCTACAATACAATTTTAAACTAAAATAAACAATTCTATTCTCGCACATTAATATCTGCGATAATTGCATTTTTATAAAAATTATATACCACAGTATCCCATCCTCCTCCGTTGTTTTGACTATAAAGTAAACTAGATTGGTTTATATTTAAGGTTGCCTGCCAATAAATTTCAAGTTTAGGATAGGCCAAATACATATCATCTATGGTTAAAGGGAAATAGAACGAAAAAGATGTTGATGTTTCCTTGTTTTTGTCGTAATGAACAGCAGCAAATGGTTGAAAAAATTTAACTTGGATAGATAACGCGTTATATAAAACAGAAAACGGTTATCCTATATAATTGTTTTTATTTGCAACTATAGGGTTTAGACTCAATTAATTATGAAACGAGTATTGATTCATTTGATAATAACCTGCACAATTACTATTTCTGCAAATTCCTTGCAAATTTTTAAAATTGATAGTTCTTTCCAGCAAGTTACCCTAATTAATTTTCTGACGAATTTGAACCTTGCACAATTTAAGGACAAGCCTATAGATACATTCATAACTCATATTCCCCAGAATTTTCATTCGTTAAAAATTTTAGGTGGCTCCAGAGATGATATGGCAGGTAAATTACTAATAAGTTATAATAACAATATCTTTATTTTTGTTCGTGTAATAGAGTTCAGTCATATTGATCCAACTAACCCCGATAAAATACCTCCTAATCAAAGGTGGGAAATAGCATTAATGCGGAAAGAAAAAATATATTCTATTAGGGTATATAATGGAAAAACCCTTATCAATTCTTACAACGAAGATTAAAAATTAGTATTTTTGGCGTCGTAAGTAGCCATACTTCTACTTTGAGACGCCCTCGCCTGTTCTCCCGACCACAACTGTTCGGAAGATTTTTAGCTTGAGTTGGGATAAATTAATCGTTTAGCTATTGCTGGATCGCCATTGCGCAGTCATATAATCCATAATTTTTGATCTATGATGCTTAAAAAAATGTCATATTCTATTGTTCTCTTAAGGTCACAAATTTGCTCTAATTTTTTTCTCTTTTAATAAGGCACTTTGCCCAGGTGAAATATTTAAGAAATGAGGTTGGGATTAAGCGCTTTGGAAAAAGGGTGAGGCAAATTCGTATTGCTAAGAATATTTCGCAAGAAAACCTTGCCTACGATGCAGAAATAGAATACTCACAGGTAAGCAGAATTGAAAGGGGAATAATTAATACCAGTATTTCGCAGGTGTTTGCTATTGCAAAAGCATTAAACATAGAGCCGTGGGTGCTTTTTAAATTTGATGAAGTTTAAATTAGTAATCTACCAATACCACACCAAAAATCTTTTCAAAATTATTGCGGAGCTTTTGTTTTAGTTCTTCAAAATCTAATGGCTTACCCAGTTCATTTTGCAGGGAAGTAACCTGCTTATTTTGTATGCCGCAGGGTATTATATAATTAAAATAATTTAAATCGGTATTTACATTCAGGGCAAAGCCGTGCATGGTAACCCAGCGGCTGCAACGCACACCAATGGCGCAAATTTTTCGTTCCCTGCCGTGTACTCCGGGCTGTATCCATACGCCGGTTTCGCCCTTGCTTCTTTCACCTGTTATACCGTATTCTGCAATAGTTTTAATAATTACTTCTTCCAAATTACGCAGGTATAAACCAATATCGGTGGTAAATTTTTCCAAGTCTAAAATGGGATAGCCCACTACCTGCTGCGGCCCGTGAAAGGTAATATCGCCGCCACGATTGGTATGAAAAAATGAAATTTGCTTTTGTTCTAATTGCTCCTGCGTTAACAATACATGGGCAATATTGCCGCTTTTACCCAGTGTATAAACCGGCGGATGTTCGCAAAACAATAAATGATTTTTTGTAGGCAGTCCCTTTACATCAGCGCCGGGTGTATTTTTTCTTGCTTCAGATTTAATGGCCACATTCTCCTGCAGTAATGCTTCCTGGTAATCCCAGGCCTTTTTATATTCCATTACACCCAAATCTTTAAAGCTTACCTGCTGCATTATGCTGTTAAAAATGATTTAATTTGCAAAGTTAAGCGCTTTTATTATGCC contains:
- a CDS encoding bifunctional nuclease family protein, whose translation is MKKIELEIVALSHSITQTHSYAVVLGELNGLRKLPIVIGGFEAQAIAVALERMNPGRPLTHDLMKNFMMAFDVELHEIVINDLQEGIFFSKLVCSSQNDTIEIDSRTSDALALAVRFGCPIYTYEDILEKAGGLLEDEGKKEGIEAVGATVQEDPTGKENLKDLNLEELNKLLKDVLEHEDYIRAIAIRDEIKSREKN
- a CDS encoding 4-(cytidine 5'-diphospho)-2-C-methyl-D-erythritol kinase: MIAFPNAKINLGLHVLSRRADGYHNLETVFYPVNLKDAVEIVENYNTPAPEVLWSASGIRVPGDLENNLCLKAFHLIKNDFSPIPPIKLHLHKNIPLGAGLGGGSANAAFTLQLLNEKFNLQIPKNKLQQYALKLGSDCPFFLVNNPSLAHGRGEELLPIEINLDSYKILMVNPGIIVNTAWAFSKIELQPQQRETIASIIKMPVTEWKNRLENDFEKPVFAAHPQIKNIKEALFEQGAVYAAMSGSGSSVFGIFHEQKEIKFPETYFYKWV
- the rocD gene encoding ornithine--oxo-acid transaminase; the protein is MPSIIQASANTQYYLNLEEKFGAHNYHPLPVVLAKGKGVFVWDVDNKRYYDFLSGYSAVNQGHCHPKIIEALIEQAQKLTLTSRAYYNNLLGAYEAFITGYFGYQKVLPMNSGVEAVETALKLCRKWAYEVKGIEENKAKIVVCNNNFHGRTLGVISFSNDPTATNHYGPFLPGYESIAYKDLTALENAFQDKNVCAFLFEPIQGEAGVIIPNDGYYTGIRQLCNKYNVLMVADEIQTGLSRTGRLLACDHEKVRPDILILGKALSGGTLPVSAVLADDEIMLTIKPGEHGSTYGGNPLACAVAMAALTVLKEEKMAANSEAMGKVFRTELKKINSPFLREVRGRGLMSAIEIEHTNNNAAWELCLVLKENGLLAKPTHGDKIRLTPPLLITEEQVNECVKIIERSLEELKY
- the lipB gene encoding lipoyl(octanoyl) transferase LipB; amino-acid sequence: MMQQVSFKDLGVMEYKKAWDYQEALLQENVAIKSEARKNTPGADVKGLPTKNHLLFCEHPPVYTLGKSGNIAHVLLTQEQLEQKQISFFHTNRGGDITFHGPQQVVGYPILDLEKFTTDIGLYLRNLEEVIIKTIAEYGITGERSKGETGVWIQPGVHGRERKICAIGVRCSRWVTMHGFALNVNTDLNYFNYIIPCGIQNKQVTSLQNELGKPLDFEELKQKLRNNFEKIFGVVLVDY
- a CDS encoding homogentisate 1,2-dioxygenase codes for the protein MPHYHQLGKIPHKRHTQFRKPDGGLYSEQLFSTEGFSNDYALLYHCHPPTQIIKTEPQVDISPKIAEEKMLKHRCLEGFQIKPANDYLESRIPVLVNNDCHIVLAAPKQGTGKYFYKNADADEMIFVHEGSGVVKTQYGQLPFSYGDYIVLPRGTIYQIEFKEEANRLFIVESFKPIRYPKRYMSHYGQLMEHSPYCERDIRAPQDLQTFDEKGDFLIRAKKQGILYGLHYGTHPFDVIGWDGCCYPFIFSIHDFEPITGRVHLPPPTHQTFETDAFVVCSFVPRLYDYHPQAIPAPYNHSNIDSDEVLYYVDGNFMSRKNVTRGMITLHPAGIPHGPHPGAVEKSIGAKETRELAVMVDTFRPLMLTEQALAIENDKYIMSWAE
- a CDS encoding SDR family oxidoreductase, whose product is MSNFFENKVVAVTGGSDGIGKALVEKLLVLGAKVATCARNQDKLYDLQLSHSTMPLHCVVADVSDYNSCALFINSTIKQFGGIDILINNAGVSMRSLLKDAELEVFKKVMDINYFGSVYCTKLALPSILERQGTIVAVSSIAGYRGLPGRSGYSASKFALNGWMEAIRTELMDDNVNVMWVCPGFIRSNIRKAALNNKGEQQGESPLDEASLMSAEECASHILKAIEERKRTLVLTFRGKQTVLINKLFPSWADKLTRNFFFKDGKLVK
- a CDS encoding SAM-dependent chlorinase/fluorinase, coding for MAIVTFTSDVGTGDFVTAAVKGQLLHANPSFTIIDITHNLSPFNFFRTAYVCKNAIKNFPPGSFHLILVNVFDEKPHHLLLAQHNDQYIGCADNGLLTMVLEELPQKVVALPLQKNRQKNIIYCAEVLATAFNDLANGKQMEDIGNAGVSISVKNPLKPTLGPNWIEGQIIFIDNFENVVVNITKEEFEEQRKDRGFKIVFRRDDEIDKISETYADVQQGEKLALFNAAGYLEIAINKGNAAGLLGLQGFSERQHQSIQSQDFKKLFIYQTVKIFFQ
- a CDS encoding metallophosphoesterase family protein; amino-acid sequence: MKTIGLLSDTHGFLDKTIFEHFATCDEIWHAGDFGEAVAAVLQQFKPLKGVYGNIDGASIRKDFPEQLVFTCEKVKVLMRHIGGYPPKYNMETKKELQLHRPQLFICGHSHILKIMYDEALQCLHINPGAAGNQGWHKVSTLTRFTIDEENIKNCEVIELGLRGRQVEGRL
- a CDS encoding helix-turn-helix transcriptional regulator, giving the protein MKYLRNEVGIKRFGKRVRQIRIAKNISQENLAYDAEIEYSQVSRIERGIINTSISQVFAIAKALNIEPWVLFKFDEV
- a CDS encoding DUF3575 domain-containing protein, producing MSNNKLFFFALFGLLVSTQIFAQEKENKSKELNNIVKINLGSIAVKNIALQYERAVGKKISVAMGVRFQPYGTIPFKSVIEDQVDEPDVKVGDMKLGNIAISPEFRYYFGKKALRGFYVAPYVRYANFKTQTPINYTSGTDTKTAFFKGNISSISGGILFGSQFKLSKNFVLDWWILGGHFGSSNGNLKFTAALSPSDQADLKSTLDDLDLPLFKIKYEINDKGGTISSKGAWAGFRGFGLNLGYRF